The Daphnia magna isolate NIES linkage group LG3, ASM2063170v1.1, whole genome shotgun sequence genomic interval CCATTGCAGCTTCGTCATTACCATCTGCGGGACTGCTGTTTTCACGTGAAGAGCTCTGTGATTGGTCCATCATTAAGCCGCCAATTACTTCCATCATGTCTTCGTCAGCATGTAGTCCGGCTTCATTTAGGATATGTAAAAGCTGGGCGTTGTTCCGAGTTTTAGCATGGTTGTGGTTATTGTTGAGATTGTGGTGATTGTTGAGCCCACGTAATCCACTATTACTTCCACTACTGTTGCTTCCACTACCGTTGCTGTTAACCTGGACGGCCACGGTGGCAGCTACTGATTCTAAGTTTCTTGGCGTATTCATTGTACTCCCTGTTGCTACGGTAGGCTGGGCACTAGATGAACCACCCACTGAAACTGGATGACGACGTACTTCCTGCAAAATATCATTTTAGAGTTCATCAGCAATATGTCAAACAAGATTCACGTTACAATGATTGAATGGCACCACTTGTAGACCTACCTCGTTAGGGAATGACGATGGTAAAGCACCAGTCGCCAGATAATTAGGCTCTGGGTCCAGTGGACTGCCAACGTTAGAAAATGGAGATGCCGTAGCTGAACACGAAAGAACCGAGCCTGGTGAACGAACGGCTGAAGAAGAAATCGCAGAAGTCGAAGAACGTGATCTTGATCGGTGGAAGTCCAAGACTTCATCGGCTACAGTCTGCAATAAGATTAAAGTTTCTTAGACATGCTCTAAGCTGTTTGGTGGATAGCGTTATCAACTAATATTCGTTAGTCCCGTCAAGGACTTCATATATGCCGGCAAACCACATAACCACTGGTAAGTGTCATAGAGTTCTTGGGTTTAGCGTTCTCCAAAACGCAACCACGTAAAATTTTGCTGCCCACTTTAGACGCAAAAAACCCAAGAAAATTTTACTAAAACAAAGTGGTTGGACTAAGATCTAGCTGTGATACGACAACTTATAGTATACGTTTCTCATAACATCAATACATTACCTGTCCAATTTTACTAGCTTCCACTTCCATACTAAACAAGCGAACCCGAGACGGTGTCTGTGTACCTCCTGTTCCCGTTCCTGCAGATGAAACAAACCggaaaaattttatatttttacaaGTTGGTAATATTCGAGCAATGACTTAACAATTCGACGACAAGTAtgatgtaaaaatgtaatacCTTGATAGAAAACATCGTTGTTGGAGAAATTTGCAGCAGCCGAGTCGTTACATGGACTTATGGCATCACATTCGACGCTATTAGTGACGAAAAAGCAAATATTACATTACGCCATTATCAGGTAATAATAACTATCCGTACTCTATGTAAGCGTTTTTAGCAACGAGGAATTCGATATCCTTAGTCCATGGATTTCTAAACGATTTCCAGCGGCTTTGAAGTCGTACGAATGTGCCTTCTTTAACTCGGAAACGATAGATCTGAAAGACATCAAGTGTAAATTTGCGATCATAAGAAAGACGTTGGGGCACTCTACCGCTGTTGTAACACTTTCAGTTGCCTGAAGAGCAGACTTGTGGACTTCCGTTAGGGCGACTATGTCATCCGCATGGTAGTATTCGTACATACTTGTACCTAATAGTTCCTGTGGCAAGAGTCCGAGTAACAATGTAGCACTGCATGCATTTCAATAAATACCAAGTATGTTAAGacaattttgaaagaaaaaactaccCAGCAATTCAGGGTCTACAGTTATTCTTTACCGTTGGtcgacaaaaacaaatttcccATCGATCGTGTGCCGAGAtataaattcaaaattcaaggATCGACGCTGGAGTGATGATTCGTTAACAGCTCTTTTTTTGGCAAAAGGTGAACTACTCGAAGCGCAATTTTGTATGTTTGGAGTGGGAATACGACCAACTGCCACCTGATAAAAACGGTTTTGAATTCCAATTATCTTTGTGATGAATTTAGATGAAGCTTACCAGACACGACAAGTTGCAGGCTTCCACGTCTCCTTCGGCATCTTGATCATGTACTCCTATTTTTGCTGGTGCCCAAGATTTTAAGTATCCAGTGCAATGAACTACAACGTACCTTTtttctgagaaaaaaaaaataaaataaaacgtgaacaataaaaataaaattgtggaaaaaaaagaacaatttcCTATTTTGCCTGGATTCGAAATTACTACTGGGTACCTATGTCCTTAATGAATTTAGAAACAAAAAGCCATCTATGCCCTAACGTACTCAATTGCTAAAAGATTGGCCGAATAGGTCCTTCGGTCGACGAAAAACTCTGAAAAACGAAGAGGCTCCGTTATAGTAACCGACTAGCCTTTATGCTATATTGTTTTTCCCGTTTTCTCCTTTGAAGACCTTGTTATCATCGAttataattttctttgtttctttacaGTATTGGCCGTATAGGTTGCCTGCGCCTTTGAATGATAGTAGCCTAGGTAGGATACTAtcattgatttttgaaaacgcTGTGTTGGCAACATTACCGAACATTACTATTTTCGCTAAGCATTCTAACTCTTCCAAAGAACGAGCTACTGCCTGACCTTTTCTACTTTCAGTGCCCTAATAATGGATAAATGAACGTTTATTAGATCATCATATTTCGATTTTGCGGAAAACCGGTATAAAAAGTCATCCTACTTTTAGGCCTCTTCAAAGAAAGTTTGCTGTGCAAACGCCCATAAGTTCTACCTGGAAAAGAATTGTTCAGTAATTTCAATAGACTAATACTTTCTATCTTCTCAACGAACCAAATAGAGggtaattttgaaaaaaatctaGGAACTATGCGTGATGTTCACTTTGAAGTTCAGTTCAGTCAGCATTGCGTGTGGGTTACTCGATAAAAACCTCTGTATGCATTGAAGTTCAACAAAAAAGTTGAATCACACCATAATAAAATACAGCAGTGGGTCTATAAAGCTTTGAAATGAAGATAACTTACCTTTGCTAACGTTTTGTGTTTTCCGATGTTTTGATGACAAGGTGCCAGTAGCCTCAGAGGTGTCTTTCGTAGATTGGAAGGCTCGACATTTCATCCGACAAAAGAAAGAACGGCGAGCTCCAGGACATAGTCTTGATAAACCTTGAGGTACGTCAGTTTTCACAGGTAACATAGCTGTATAATTTCATAAACGTGAGGCCATTATATTCTAGCTAAATCGGTTGTAACAAAACAACGTAAGTGCAGGTTAATGTTTTgctaattttttacttttggcGTCAATGAGCCTCTCACGAGGACTGAGGTCGGATGAAGATAGCTGTTCTTTAACTTTGGCCACATCTTTGGGATGCAAAATGTCGAACCAGCTTTGGCCGAGCAAATCACCCTGTGTGTTTTACCAAAAAACAATTATTACCGTTAACATCGCGTTGGTTAACGAACTGGATGACTTAAGTCACCTAAATTGCCATAAATAAGAAACGTATCACTGaaatcttaaaaaatatatacgtaTCTAATTGAAAATGTATAACAAAGTGCCCCATACTGTGTCTGATACGATGAATGGTTAGCGATTGGTACATTTAATTTATGTAACACTAAAATTACACACGAGAAAGCAGGTAGCTGCAACAAAGTTTAGTTTACAATGCAATACGCTTTATTCCCTGAATCTTATTTGAGACCTATGGCCGATGATAAAGACTACTGCGAGCTAACTACGAATTACTGTATGTAAAACGGTCAGAACAAACTGCTGCCACTAATGGAAAATTTGAAACTAATTAGGCCTATCCAGCTCTTGGAATCTCTTTCACCGCGCAGAACTATCCTCGaccttcttctttaaaaaatagcactGCTATTCTCGTCGTTCTCGACCAAGCAATGcttcaatgtttttttattgttcatTCGCTGACAAAgcaatacattttttatgaCTTGGTTACCTCTGTGACCCCGCCTACAGCCGTTAACCAAGTATGATGGACTGTTTCCCAAAATGGTTGACGTTTATCGggaaaaaagattttgaagTAGCAATATGGCGTCACCTCAAATCCGGCAGAAATTTCTTTTCGATTTGCGTGAcccatttaaaattattttgggGGTTGATAttcataaaaaattattatatatatatatattattataaaaaaaaaaaaaactagaaatctgagatttcaaatttttaaactTTAATTATGGTCTCTGTATTTGCTAGTCCGTACCAGGTACATATATTTATATGCATATAGGCATGCAGTGTATACCGAACTAATGTACCATATATCTATGCGCCATCCTGTTTCTGGAAAATTGTAATCTTTATACGGTCTTCAACATCATGCGTCAGTCAAACCATCACACAAGAACGGACTCTTCTTGACATTTGACAAACAATTTTAATTCCATGTTTGttgattttgaaaagtatCGAAATAAAAGACAAATTTTGTGGCTtaatcgaaaagaaaatggctaTTATTTGCAACTAAGAAGAGTATTGGGTTATTTTGAGGACAAGGTGGGAGTTTGAAATCAGACGCTTAATAGCCTGCCGCCGTTGCTACTGGCATTACCTCCTAGGTAATAAAAAGCTAGAAGAATAAGTACCTCCCAGCACTTGGTCTAAACCCAGGCTGATTGGATTAACGAGTAGGCTACGCAATTAGTAAGCCGTACGATAATCGGCGgatgaacatttaaaaatctGGCTAGACCTAATACTAATTAACGGGTTACTATTATTCTATACCTCCCAACAAGAAATGTTCACAATAATAAAAGCTAGGCAAGAACTTTATAAAGGAAAATGCCCGGAAAAACG includes:
- the LOC116919402 gene encoding protein cycle isoform X6, with amino-acid sequence MTSRTKSKGKERLSNKRGTSVMSEPTEDFGSRSCKFQRSHSSSLVDYEDLQSTFLREVSRDDDEQEDARMLTPSPTPSDEPRGSRGGRQNHSEIEKRRRDKMNTYITELSRVVPMCITVSFTTCIKMSHKLDKLTVLRMAVQHLKTIRGAIHSYSEGDYKPSFLSDEELKRLILQSADGFLFVVGCDRGRMLYVSESVSQVLNYSQGDLLGQSWFDILHPKDVAKVKEQLSSSDLSPRERLIDAKTMLPVKTDVPQGLSRLCPGARRSFFCRMKCRAFQSTKDTSEATGTLSSKHRKTQNVSKEKRYVVVHCTGYLKSWAPAKIGVHDQDAEGDVEACNLSCLVAVGRIPTPNIQNCASSSSPFAKKRAVNESSLQRRSLNFEFISRHTIDGKFVFVDQRATLLLGLLPQELLGTSMYEYYHADDIVALTEVHKSALQATESVTTAIYRFRVKEGTFVRLQSRWKSFRNPWTKDIEFLVAKNAYIDVECDAISPCNDSAAANFSNNDVFYQGTGTGGTQTPSRVRLFSMEVEASKIGQTVADEVLDFHRSRSRSSTSAISSSAVRSPGSVLSCSATASPFSNVGSPLDPEPNYLATGALPSSFPNEEVRRHPVSVGGSSSAQPTVATGSTMNTPRNLESVAATVAVQVNSNGSGSNSSGSNSGLRGLNNHHNLNNNHNHAKTRNNAQLLHILNEAGLHADEDMMEVIGGLMMDQSQSSSRENSSPADGNDEAAMAVVMSLLEADAGLGGPVDFSGLPWPLP
- the LOC116919402 gene encoding aryl hydrocarbon receptor nuclear translocator-like protein 1 isoform X4, which encodes MDQRPSCNVFGYIDWTTGLLLSDNSSEVYPEQQQSPHQHHQSLQSPTAFALSPGIAISRPPTELPSHPKLQPQQGPVTSPSLSLPLTPIVQLTNTSTHCTPSYTLAPTTEIVINRSGSSYPLQQDSVAGPNFLSLFGEPSNNTDHRACNYNYRFPFSHQSGVSDAPPNHVGCSSLFSTPIPAGSSHQSYSSAVMTSRTKSKGKERLSNKRGTSVMSEPTEDFGSRSCKFQRSHSSSLVDYEDLQSTFLREVSRDDDEQEDARMLTPSPTPSDEPRGSRGGRQNHSEIEKRRRDKMNTYITELSRVVPMCITMSHKLDKLTVLRMAVQHLKGDLLGQSWFDILHPKDVAKVKEQLSSSDLSPRERLIDAKTMLPVKTDVPQGLSRLCPGARRSFFCRMKCRAFQSTKDTSEATGTLSSKHRKTQNVSKEKRYVVVHCTGYLKSWAPAKIGVHDQDAEGDVEACNLSCLVAVGRIPTPNIQNCASSSSPFAKKRAVNESSLQRRSLNFEFISRHTIDGKFVFVDQRATLLLGLLPQELLGTSMYEYYHADDIVALTEVHKSALQATESVTTAIYRFRVKEGTFVRLQSRWKSFRNPWTKDIEFLVAKNAYIDVECDAISPCNDSAAANFSNNDVFYQGTGTGGTQTPSRVRLFSMEVEASKIGQTVADEVLDFHRSRSRSSTSAISSSAVRSPGSVLSCSATASPFSNVGSPLDPEPNYLATGALPSSFPNEEVRRHPVSVGGSSSAQPTVATGSTMNTPRNLESVAATVAVQVNSNGSGSNSSGSNSGLRGLNNHHNLNNNHNHAKTRNNAQLLHILNEAGLHADEDMMEVIGGLMMDQSQSSSRENSSPADGNDEAAMAVVMSLLEADAGLGGPVDFSGLPWPLP
- the LOC116919402 gene encoding aryl hydrocarbon receptor nuclear translocator-like protein 1 isoform X2 is translated as MDQRPSCNVFGYIDWTTGLLLSDNSSEVYPEQQQSPHQHHQSLQSPTAFALSPGIAISRPPTELPSHPKLQPQQGPVTSPSLSLPLTPIVQLTNTSTHCTPSYTLAPTTEIVINRSGSSYPLQQDSVAGPNFLSLFGEPSNNTDHRACNYNYRFPFSHQSGVSDAPPNHVGCSSLFSTPIPAGSSHQSYSSAVMTSRTKSKGKERLSNKRGTSVMSEPTEDFGSRSCKFQRSHSSSLVDYEDLQSTFLREVSRDDDEQEDARMLTPSPTPSDEPRGSRGGRQNHSEIEKRRRDKMNTYITELSRVVPMCITMSHKLDKLTVLRMAVQHLKTIRGAIHSYSEGDYKPSFLSDEELKRLILQSADGFLFVVGCDRGRMLYVSESVSQVLNYSQGDLLGQSWFDILHPKDVAKVKEQLSSSDLSPRERLIDAKTMLPVKTDVPQGLSRLCPGARRSFFCRMKCRAFQSTKDTSEATGTLSSKHRKTQNVSKEKRYVVVHCTGYLKSWAPAKIGVHDQDAEGDVEACNLSCLVAVGRIPTPNIQNCASSSSPFAKKRAVNESSLQRRSLNFEFISRHTIDGKFVFVDQRATLLLGLLPQELLGTSMYEYYHADDIVALTEVHKSALQATESVTTAIYRFRVKEGTFVRLQSRWKSFRNPWTKDIEFLVAKNAYIDVECDAISPCNDSAAANFSNNDVFYQGTGTGGTQTPSRVRLFSMEVEASKIGQTVADEVLDFHRSRSRSSTSAISSSAVRSPGSVLSCSATASPFSNVGSPLDPEPNYLATGALPSSFPNEEVRRHPVSVGGSSSAQPTVATGSTMNTPRNLESVAATVAVQVNSNGSGSNSSGSNSGLRGLNNHHNLNNNHNHAKTRNNAQLLHILNEAGLHADEDMMEVIGGLMMDQSQSSSRENSSPADGNDEAAMAVVMSLLEADAGLGGPVDFSGLPWPLP
- the LOC116919402 gene encoding aryl hydrocarbon receptor nuclear translocator-like protein 1 isoform X3, whose translation is MDQRPSCNVFGYIDWTTGLLLSDNSSEVYPEQQQSPHQHHQSLQSPTAFALSPGIAISRPPTELPSHPKLQPQQGPVTSPSLSLPLTPIVQLTNTSTHCTPSYTLAPTTEIVINRSGSSYPLQQDSVAGPNFLSLFGEPSNNTDHRACNYNYRFPFSHQSGVSDAPPNHVGCSSLFSTPIPAGSSHQSYSSAVMTSRTKSKGKERLSNKRGTSVMSEPTEDFGSRSCKFQRSHSSSLVDYEDLQSTFLREVSRDDDEQEDARMLTPSPTPSDEPRGSRGGRQNHSEIEKRRRDKMNTYITELSRVVPMCITVSFTTCIKMSHKLDKLTVLRMAVQHLKGDLLGQSWFDILHPKDVAKVKEQLSSSDLSPRERLIDAKTMLPVKTDVPQGLSRLCPGARRSFFCRMKCRAFQSTKDTSEATGTLSSKHRKTQNVSKEKRYVVVHCTGYLKSWAPAKIGVHDQDAEGDVEACNLSCLVAVGRIPTPNIQNCASSSSPFAKKRAVNESSLQRRSLNFEFISRHTIDGKFVFVDQRATLLLGLLPQELLGTSMYEYYHADDIVALTEVHKSALQATESVTTAIYRFRVKEGTFVRLQSRWKSFRNPWTKDIEFLVAKNAYIDVECDAISPCNDSAAANFSNNDVFYQGTGTGGTQTPSRVRLFSMEVEASKIGQTVADEVLDFHRSRSRSSTSAISSSAVRSPGSVLSCSATASPFSNVGSPLDPEPNYLATGALPSSFPNEEVRRHPVSVGGSSSAQPTVATGSTMNTPRNLESVAATVAVQVNSNGSGSNSSGSNSGLRGLNNHHNLNNNHNHAKTRNNAQLLHILNEAGLHADEDMMEVIGGLMMDQSQSSSRENSSPADGNDEAAMAVVMSLLEADAGLGGPVDFSGLPWPLP
- the LOC116919402 gene encoding aryl hydrocarbon receptor nuclear translocator-like protein 1 isoform X5 — its product is MNRLCFNERDRRSGSSYPLQQDSVAGPNFLSLFGEPSNNTDHRACNYNYRFPFSHQSGVSDAPPNHVGCSSLFSTPIPAGSSHQSYSSAVMTSRTKSKGKERLSNKRGTSVMSEPTEDFGSRSCKFQRSHSSSLVDYEDLQSTFLREVSRDDDEQEDARMLTPSPTPSDEPRGSRGGRQNHSEIEKRRRDKMNTYITELSRVVPMCITVSFTTCIKMSHKLDKLTVLRMAVQHLKTIRGAIHSYSEGDYKPSFLSDEELKRLILQSADGFLFVVGCDRGRMLYVSESVSQVLNYSQGDLLGQSWFDILHPKDVAKVKEQLSSSDLSPRERLIDAKTMLPVKTDVPQGLSRLCPGARRSFFCRMKCRAFQSTKDTSEATGTLSSKHRKTQNVSKEKRYVVVHCTGYLKSWAPAKIGVHDQDAEGDVEACNLSCLVAVGRIPTPNIQNCASSSSPFAKKRAVNESSLQRRSLNFEFISRHTIDGKFVFVDQRATLLLGLLPQELLGTSMYEYYHADDIVALTEVHKSALQATESVTTAIYRFRVKEGTFVRLQSRWKSFRNPWTKDIEFLVAKNAYIDVECDAISPCNDSAAANFSNNDVFYQGTGTGGTQTPSRVRLFSMEVEASKIGQTVADEVLDFHRSRSRSSTSAISSSAVRSPGSVLSCSATASPFSNVGSPLDPEPNYLATGALPSSFPNEEVRRHPVSVGGSSSAQPTVATGSTMNTPRNLESVAATVAVQVNSNGSGSNSSGSNSGLRGLNNHHNLNNNHNHAKTRNNAQLLHILNEAGLHADEDMMEVIGGLMMDQSQSSSRENSSPADGNDEAAMAVVMSLLEADAGLGGPVDFSGLPWPLP
- the LOC116919402 gene encoding aryl hydrocarbon receptor nuclear translocator-like protein 1 isoform X1, with the protein product MDQRPSCNVFGYIDWTTGLLLSDNSSEVYPEQQQSPHQHHQSLQSPTAFALSPGIAISRPPTELPSHPKLQPQQGPVTSPSLSLPLTPIVQLTNTSTHCTPSYTLAPTTEIVINRSGSSYPLQQDSVAGPNFLSLFGEPSNNTDHRACNYNYRFPFSHQSGVSDAPPNHVGCSSLFSTPIPAGSSHQSYSSAVMTSRTKSKGKERLSNKRGTSVMSEPTEDFGSRSCKFQRSHSSSLVDYEDLQSTFLREVSRDDDEQEDARMLTPSPTPSDEPRGSRGGRQNHSEIEKRRRDKMNTYITELSRVVPMCITVSFTTCIKMSHKLDKLTVLRMAVQHLKTIRGAIHSYSEGDYKPSFLSDEELKRLILQSADGFLFVVGCDRGRMLYVSESVSQVLNYSQGDLLGQSWFDILHPKDVAKVKEQLSSSDLSPRERLIDAKTMLPVKTDVPQGLSRLCPGARRSFFCRMKCRAFQSTKDTSEATGTLSSKHRKTQNVSKEKRYVVVHCTGYLKSWAPAKIGVHDQDAEGDVEACNLSCLVAVGRIPTPNIQNCASSSSPFAKKRAVNESSLQRRSLNFEFISRHTIDGKFVFVDQRATLLLGLLPQELLGTSMYEYYHADDIVALTEVHKSALQATESVTTAIYRFRVKEGTFVRLQSRWKSFRNPWTKDIEFLVAKNAYIDVECDAISPCNDSAAANFSNNDVFYQGTGTGGTQTPSRVRLFSMEVEASKIGQTVADEVLDFHRSRSRSSTSAISSSAVRSPGSVLSCSATASPFSNVGSPLDPEPNYLATGALPSSFPNEEVRRHPVSVGGSSSAQPTVATGSTMNTPRNLESVAATVAVQVNSNGSGSNSSGSNSGLRGLNNHHNLNNNHNHAKTRNNAQLLHILNEAGLHADEDMMEVIGGLMMDQSQSSSRENSSPADGNDEAAMAVVMSLLEADAGLGGPVDFSGLPWPLP